A part of Atribacteraceae bacterium genomic DNA contains:
- the dnaA gene encoding chromosomal replication initiator protein DnaA translates to MNKTLGDFQDLWDKSLEIIRERITIPEFNSWIESTQPLSMSDNLLTVSVPTELAREKLLTKYLETIRYSIQKASEGAFPHIDISVVVMPHNETRTRQGPQFRNHDSEKIPLNLKYSFSTFVVGNSNKFAHAASFAVAESPARSYNPLFIYGGVGLGKTHLMHAIGIHVAGKNPTAKIEYSTSEKFTNELINSIRDDKTEAFRQKYRSVDVLLIDDIQFLAGKERTQEEFFHTFNSLHDAFKQIVLTSDRPPKEIPTLEDRLRSRFEWGLLADIQPPDLETRIAILRKKAELENVTVPDDVITFIASQISSNIRELEGALVRIKAFCILNQIPLEVEVAREVLKDILPKKKTRKIDVLTIQRVVADHYHLKAGVMRARKRTREIAFPRQVAMFLTRTLTNLSLPTIGEEFGGRDHTTVLHAYEKIKSDMGKNPQLVQEIEVLIKRVRSSDAD, encoded by the coding sequence ATGAATAAAACGCTCGGCGATTTCCAGGATTTATGGGATAAGTCTCTCGAAATTATTCGAGAAAGAATAACGATTCCCGAATTCAACTCGTGGATCGAATCCACTCAACCTCTTTCAATGTCGGATAATCTCCTGACCGTGTCCGTCCCCACCGAACTGGCCCGGGAAAAACTCCTGACCAAGTATCTGGAAACGATTCGGTATTCGATACAAAAGGCGTCGGAAGGGGCTTTTCCCCATATCGACATATCGGTTGTAGTCATGCCCCATAACGAAACGAGAACCCGCCAAGGGCCGCAGTTCCGAAATCACGACTCTGAAAAAATCCCCTTGAATTTAAAATATTCTTTTTCCACATTTGTCGTCGGTAACAGCAATAAGTTTGCCCATGCCGCTTCGTTCGCAGTTGCCGAAAGCCCGGCTCGATCCTACAACCCGTTGTTCATTTACGGAGGGGTGGGGCTTGGAAAAACACATCTCATGCATGCGATCGGCATACATGTTGCAGGTAAAAACCCGACCGCTAAGATTGAGTATTCCACCTCGGAAAAATTTACCAATGAGTTGATCAATTCCATCCGGGATGATAAAACCGAGGCGTTCCGCCAGAAATACCGCTCAGTCGATGTCTTGCTTATTGACGATATCCAGTTTCTTGCCGGAAAAGAACGTACCCAGGAAGAGTTTTTCCATACGTTCAATTCTCTTCACGACGCATTCAAACAGATTGTTCTTACCAGCGATCGTCCTCCCAAGGAGATTCCCACGCTGGAAGACCGTCTTCGCTCCCGTTTCGAATGGGGCCTTCTGGCGGACATCCAGCCACCGGACCTGGAAACCCGCATTGCCATCCTCAGGAAAAAAGCGGAATTGGAAAATGTAACCGTTCCCGACGATGTCATCACCTTCATCGCCAGTCAGATTTCCTCAAATATTCGGGAATTGGAAGGAGCCCTGGTTCGGATTAAGGCTTTCTGTATCCTGAATCAGATTCCACTGGAGGTTGAAGTCGCCCGAGAGGTTTTGAAAGATATCCTTCCAAAGAAAAAAACCAGAAAAATAGATGTGCTGACCATTCAACGGGTAGTTGCCGACCATTATCATCTCAAAGCGGGGGTCATGAGGGCCAGGAAGAGAACCAGAGAGATTGCTTTCCCCCGGCAGGTGGCCATGTTTTTAACCAGAACCCTGACCAACTTGTCTTTACCAACAATTGGAGAGGAGTTCGGCGGAAGAGACCACACCACCGTACTCCACGCCTATGAAAAGATAAAATCCGATATGGGAAAGAACCCTCAACTTGTCCAGGAAATTGAGGTACTCATCAAGCGGGTCCGTTCCAGCGATGCGGATTGA
- a CDS encoding NAD-dependent epimerase/dehydratase family protein codes for MATILITGGAGFIGSHVVDLCLREGRRVVVVDNLSSGRQDHVHPGARFYQADITDQAAMEAVFQEEKPDIINHHAAHINLRRSVEDPLTDARQNILGSLVLLELSRHYGVRRFIFASTGGAMYGEPVTLPVEETAEAHPLSPYGVAKRSVELYLDSYRLNWGLEAVILRYGNVYGPRQEAGGEAGVVAIFSKRILFGRPCTIYGDGRQTRDYVFVGDVARANLLALYGPPGTYNIGTGQETSVLDLVEMLGRASSRQVSVVHASSRPGETARIALSAHRSKAVLRWAPATTLPEGIALTWQWFLENDNRHCF; via the coding sequence ATGGCCACAATACTGATAACCGGAGGAGCAGGGTTCATCGGATCTCACGTGGTTGATCTCTGTCTCCGGGAAGGACGCCGGGTCGTGGTGGTCGACAACCTCTCGAGTGGCCGGCAGGATCATGTTCACCCCGGAGCTCGATTTTACCAGGCGGACATCACCGATCAGGCGGCAATGGAAGCGGTCTTTCAAGAGGAAAAACCGGATATCATTAACCACCACGCTGCACACATCAATTTGCGCCGTTCGGTGGAAGACCCCTTGACTGACGCCCGGCAAAATATCCTGGGAAGCCTGGTCCTTCTTGAACTGTCTCGACACTACGGCGTCCGGCGGTTTATCTTCGCCTCCACCGGAGGGGCCATGTACGGTGAACCGGTTACTCTTCCGGTTGAGGAAACTGCGGAAGCACACCCTCTTTCTCCCTACGGGGTGGCCAAGCGTTCCGTAGAGCTCTATCTTGACAGCTACCGGTTGAACTGGGGGCTGGAAGCGGTAATTCTCCGTTACGGGAATGTCTACGGACCCCGTCAAGAAGCAGGGGGAGAGGCGGGAGTAGTTGCTATCTTCAGTAAACGGATCCTCTTTGGAAGGCCCTGCACAATTTACGGGGACGGCCGGCAAACCAGGGACTACGTATTCGTAGGAGACGTTGCTCGGGCCAACCTCCTGGCCCTCTACGGCCCTCCCGGAACCTACAATATCGGGACCGGACAGGAAACAAGCGTCCTCGACTTAGTGGAGATGCTTGGCCGGGCCAGTAGCCGCCAAGTCAGCGTTGTCCACGCTTCTTCCCGTCCCGGCGAAACGGCTCGGATCGCTCTATCCGCGCATCGGTCGAAGGCCGTACTCCGTTGGGCCCCAGCAACCACTCTGCCAGAGGGGATTGCCCTGACCTGGCAGTGGTTTCTGGAAAACGATAACAGGCACTGTTTTTAG
- a CDS encoding zinc-dependent alcohol dehydrogenase family protein yields MLAMTLHVPAPVETQPLHPEEREDPTPGAGEVLIEVLACGVCHTDLHIVEGELPSHRLPVVPGHQVVGWVRSAGAGVARVSRGDLVGVPWLNRVCGRCPYCLSGRENLCESPCFTGYDVDGGFAKLFCAHQEAVYDLPDGYQPLELAPLLCGGVIGYRAYQASGVPAGGVLGLFGFGSSAHLVLQMARLEGAEGAVFTRNPTHRQVARQLGAMFTGGSEETPPRLLDGAIVFAPAGNLVKRALELCRPGARVVHAGIYATAIPEIPYSLLYGERSVQSVTNSTQSDVRSFLALARRHHFQVEVESFPLQEANRVLRMLKESRIQASAVLVPPS; encoded by the coding sequence ATGCTGGCCATGACCCTTCACGTACCAGCCCCGGTCGAAACACAGCCGCTTCACCCCGAAGAGCGGGAAGACCCGACCCCCGGAGCGGGGGAAGTGCTTATCGAGGTCCTTGCTTGTGGGGTGTGTCACACCGATCTCCACATTGTAGAGGGCGAGCTTCCGTCTCACCGGCTTCCCGTGGTTCCCGGACACCAAGTCGTAGGTTGGGTAAGATCCGCCGGAGCCGGCGTGGCAAGGGTCAGTCGCGGCGACTTGGTTGGTGTTCCCTGGCTCAACCGGGTGTGCGGCCGCTGCCCTTACTGCCTGAGCGGCCGGGAGAATCTCTGTGAATCGCCCTGTTTTACCGGCTATGATGTCGATGGTGGGTTTGCCAAGTTGTTTTGTGCTCATCAGGAAGCGGTATATGATTTACCGGATGGGTACCAGCCCCTAGAACTGGCTCCGCTTTTGTGCGGCGGAGTAATCGGCTATCGAGCCTATCAAGCCTCCGGTGTCCCGGCGGGAGGGGTTCTTGGGCTGTTCGGCTTCGGGTCTTCCGCCCACCTGGTGCTCCAAATGGCTCGCCTTGAAGGAGCGGAGGGGGCCGTGTTTACTCGAAACCCTACTCATCGCCAGGTAGCCCGGCAATTGGGAGCGATGTTTACCGGCGGAAGCGAGGAGACCCCGCCCCGCCTCCTCGACGGAGCGATTGTTTTTGCCCCGGCAGGAAACCTGGTGAAACGCGCGCTTGAACTCTGTCGCCCTGGTGCGAGGGTGGTTCATGCCGGAATCTACGCCACGGCGATCCCCGAGATTCCCTATTCCTTACTCTATGGGGAACGCAGCGTTCAAAGCGTAACCAATAGCACGCAGTCCGACGTCCGTAGCTTCCTTGCCTTGGCCAGGCGTCACCACTTTCAGGTAGAGGTGGAATCATTCCCCCTGCAGGAAGCCAACCGGGTCTTGCGCATGCTCAAGGAAAGCCGGATTCAAGCTTCGGCGGTTCTGGTCCCCCCTTCGTAA